The following proteins are encoded in a genomic region of Sorangiineae bacterium MSr12523:
- a CDS encoding YtxH domain-containing protein, translated as MKYAKLMKAMPSLPRVDADSLLERLGLERRRSTFERVATIVGIFGAGILVGAGAGLLASPVPPADVRKKLGEGMRSVKNEINQGVRHAKQEIVEGARHAKHQVDDFVSREVKHNSPRVGENDGRNGAIKAT; from the coding sequence ATGAAGTATGCCAAATTGATGAAGGCCATGCCGTCCTTGCCGCGTGTGGATGCGGACTCGCTATTGGAGCGACTTGGACTCGAGCGACGCAGGAGCACGTTCGAGCGCGTCGCCACCATCGTCGGCATCTTCGGGGCGGGCATCCTGGTCGGCGCAGGCGCAGGGTTGCTCGCGAGCCCGGTGCCGCCTGCCGACGTGCGCAAAAAGCTCGGTGAGGGCATGCGCAGCGTGAAGAACGAGATCAACCAGGGCGTTCGTCACGCGAAGCAGGAGATCGTCGAAGGCGCCCGCCATGCGAAGCACCAAGTCGACGATTTCGTCTCCCGCGAGGTGAAGCACAATTCACCGAGGGTCGGCGAAAACGACGGCCGCAACGGCGCAATCAAAGCGACCTAG
- a CDS encoding ATP-binding protein → MDELLAQVKSNQGSTVLLGTGTEQPAQLAERIRALDAHASVILESEVATKLQELSLLQRAQTNLLSMVAHDIRAPLGVIVGAINELSHQDVGELNDEQKFLLGLVRRSVERLTRLASNLVFLGRMESGRVELKKRLTDVRTLVRNVADDIRRIDAGTNIEIAVDLPEQPAEAVVDADRFTQVVTNLLSNAVRFAKKVIRVRLQQVDADVELCVEDDGPGIPDGQLANIFERFSRLDAPKSGTGLGLAIVRGVIDAHGGSVHAENLQDANATRGARFTVRIPRALNA, encoded by the coding sequence GTGGATGAGCTTCTGGCTCAAGTCAAATCCAATCAAGGTTCGACCGTTCTTCTAGGCACAGGCACCGAACAACCGGCTCAGCTCGCGGAGCGCATCCGGGCACTGGACGCCCATGCGAGCGTCATCCTCGAGAGCGAGGTCGCGACCAAGTTGCAGGAGCTTTCGCTGCTGCAACGCGCGCAGACGAATCTGCTCTCCATGGTGGCTCACGACATTCGGGCACCGCTCGGCGTCATCGTGGGCGCCATCAACGAGCTTTCGCATCAAGACGTGGGCGAGTTGAACGACGAGCAGAAGTTCTTGCTCGGCCTCGTCCGCCGCAGCGTGGAGCGGCTCACACGTCTCGCGTCCAACCTCGTGTTCTTGGGGCGCATGGAATCCGGGCGGGTGGAGCTCAAAAAGCGGCTCACCGACGTTCGCACCCTCGTGCGCAACGTGGCGGACGACATCCGCCGCATCGACGCCGGCACGAACATCGAGATCGCGGTCGACCTGCCCGAGCAACCGGCGGAGGCCGTGGTGGACGCCGACCGATTCACGCAGGTCGTGACGAACCTGCTCTCCAACGCCGTTCGCTTCGCCAAAAAGGTCATTCGCGTTCGATTGCAGCAGGTGGACGCGGACGTCGAGCTTTGCGTCGAAGACGACGGCCCCGGCATCCCGGATGGGCAGCTGGCCAACATCTTCGAGCGCTTCTCTCGCCTGGACGCGCCCAAGAGCGGCACGGGCCTAGGTCTCGCCATCGTTCGCGGCGTCATCGATGCCCATGGGGGCTCCGTTCACGCCGAGAACCTGCAAGACGCCAACGCCACACGCGGCGCGCGTTTTACCGTCCGCATCCCCCGCGCACTGAACGCGTGA